The following is a genomic window from Candidatus Methylomirabilota bacterium.
CCTGGCGGCGGTACTCGAGCTAGCAGAACAGCCAGGGCGCTAGCAGCCGCCGCACGATGACGGCCTGGAGGACCTGGCCCTGGCCTGTCCCCGAGAGCGGCATTACACTGGACTCCGTCGATGACGCGTCATCGTGGCTGTTTCGCCGGACTCGGGCTCGTCTTGCTGATCACGGGCTGCGCGAGCACGTCAGAGCGGCTACGGTCGACTCCGCCCGCGACAACGGTGCCGGATCTCCGGGGAACCTGGAGCGGCCTGTGGGGCGGGACTCCTTTGACGCTCGTGGTGGTCGACCAGAAGGAAATGGCAGCCTACTCGGGCATCTACCTGGGTCCTGTACAGTTGCTCGGACAACGAGCGCCGGGCGTGAACGGGGTAATGACTTCCACCATCCGGGGCGATGCCGTCTCGGTCGGCGTCGAGGGCTGGTTCGGGTCCACGCGTGGAGGGTTGATGCTCGTGTTGCGCGGCGTGATGCCGAACGGCACCCAACAACTCACGTTGACCCGCATAGACGCTGAGCATCTCGCGGGGACGGGTGAGTCGAGCTTCCGCTGGGGGCCACAGGGTCCAGTGGACCTGACCCGCCGATCTTCGCCGCAGGGGCCCGCCAACTGACCTGCGCCGACCAGCCGTAGCACACCGTCGTCTCACGGGCACTGGAGGCTTCCCGACTCAACGCGGAGGAGCGCGATGACCGCAGAGCGAAGGGACCAGAAGCGGATCCGACGCCGGCGTGACGAGTTGCTGGAGCAGCTATACGAGGCGGCGAAAGACGAACGCCGTCGGCTCGGTGACCAGGTCTCGATCGAGTTCAGGGCTACGGTCGACGCCCTGGAGGACCTCGACGCCTTCGAGGAGCAGGAGCGGCGGAAGCAAGGCGCCTAGAGATCCCCGGACCGATCAGAAGCGGACGCCGAACGTGAGGCCGGCCATCGCTCGAGCACGAGTCCCGAAGCCGGTATCAAGATCGGGTCAGCTTTATCTTGTCGGTCAGCGCATAGTCCATACCTATGCCGAGCGGGATCAGCCAGGAGGTATCGCCCAGAAGAAAATCGGCGTGCACGAACCCGATACCGGCTTGCACGGTCAGCTTCAATCGGCTCTCGGTGTTCGGGACCTCGAGCCAGTATTTCGCCTGCGCGGAGAGCCCGATCTGGCTCAACTCGGAAGTTCAGCGCCAGGGCGATGCCGTCCGGCGTGCTGCCCAGGAAGCTGATCGCGCCGCCGACGGTCCAGGGGCCGAGGTCCTGGTCGGCTGCCCGGGCGGATGGTGGTCTCCAGTAGCCGGTGAGCGTGAGCGCCAACGCCACCATCAGGACCGAGGCGGAAACTCTCTGGCCCGGCTTCATCGCCAGCTCCTCCGGTCCGGCGCACGCAACCACGAGTCCAGGAGGTTCGCCAGGCGCGGCGGCCCGATGGTGGGACGCTCCTGCGTCTTAGAAGCGGTACCGCAGTCCCACGACGAAGAAGTTGGAGGCCCGGCCGACGCCGTCGAAGAATCCCCAGATCCCCGAGCGGTGGTGGATCCGAGTCACGACGCTCCACTGAGGTGCCCCCGGCACCGCGAAAGCCAGGTCGACCAGCAAGTAGTGCAGCAATCGCGTGGAGCCGGTGTCCGGGTTCTCTCGGGCCTCCACCGCGGGGGCATCGGTAGCGTAGGAGAGGCCGCTCCCAAAGGCCAGGCTCGTGTCGAGGTAGGCATCCCACGGGAACGTCAGCCAGCGGACGTTGATCGTGATCGCAAACTCGCCGTTGTCCTGCTGGCCGAAATGTTTGAGCGCCTGCCCTTCGAATTCCCAGCGCACGTGAGGATCGGACTCGGCAAATTCCCACAGCAGTCCGAGGCCAGTGAAGTACGTGTCCCGGAACTGGAGCTCCGCCATGTCGCCGTTGCCACTCCCGCCGAAATGGCCCCCGTAAAGGCTGAGGAGCCAGGCGCCCTCGCCTCGGGCCGGATGGGGAAGCAGCAGTACGACCAGGGACGCGATCGTGACGAGGACCGTCTTCACGAGGCTGTGTGCTGTTTCTCCGCTGGAGGTCGCTCTCATGCCCAGTTCGGTCGGCGGGGGGAGTGCGGATTCGATGCCACCGGATCGTGGCGCCAGGAAGGCGTTGAAATTGCTGAGCACCATGCTTTCGCAGGCCCAGTGAATATCGGCTTCGAGTGCCGTTTTGGATCATCAGCGAGATCCGCGCCGTGCCACTACGGCGCCGGTTGATGCTTCTCCTCGTGCCCGGCTGATTCTCGAAACCCGCCGGCAAGCCGGACGGAGTCGAGCCCAGGAACCGCCCTGCACGCTCCGTGGCCTGGGTGAAGTCCGAGGGCGAGATACCTGGGCACGAGGGCCGGCCTGGCGGTGGCGGTCAGTGCACCCCCTGGTCAGGCTGGCGGAGCGTGAGAGAATGAGGCGGTTCGAGCCCCGTGTCCGGTGTCCTGGGAGGCGCTATGCCCCGTCCCGCCCTCGTCGTGGTCGACGTCCAGGAACGGCTCTTCGCCGCGATGGAGGCGGAGCGCCGCGACGAAATGCTCGCGAACATCAAGATCCTCGGCGCCACCGCCCAGCGGCTGGGCGTGCCAATCATGCTCACCGAGCAGTACCCAAAGGGACTGGCGCGCACCTTGCCCGAGCTCCGGGCCCTGCTCGACGGCGTTGACGCGTTCGAGAAGACCGCATTTTCCTGCTGCGGGGCCCCGGGCTTCGTCGAACGCCTACGGGCGCTCGGCGCCGACCACGTGATCCTCACCGGTCTCGAAGCCCACGTGTGCGTACTTATCACCGCCCGGGACCTTCTGGACCTGGGGTTCCGCGTCTCGGTGGTCGCCGACGCCGTCTGCTCGCGCCGGCGCGCCAATTACGATCTGGGACTGGCCGAGGCCCGCGACGCCGGCGCTGTCGTTACGGCCACGGAAACCGTGGTCTTTCAGTGGCTGGGGCGGGCCGACACCGAGGTCTTCCGGGATATCGCGAAGCTGCTGCGCTGATGATCCGCTATTTCGATCTCAGAACGACCGTGCTGGTCGTCGTCGGCCACGGAATCCTGCCCGAGGAGGAGGACCGTCCGATCGCCTACGAACTGAAGCGCGCGGTGAACGCGCGAGCCGCGGGCTCGGAGGGGCACGCCGGCGTCGTCGTGACCGACGTCTGGGTCATAAACAATGAGCTGGGCGAGTTCTTCCCGGCCATCGCCATTGGCGGCCCCGGCGTCAACGCATTCACCGCCCAGATCTACGAGGATCTGCCGGTGGTCTTCACGCGGGACCAGCGGGTCTTCATCCAGATGGCCAACGAGGGCAAGCGTGCCGCTCTGTGGGGGATGGATCAGGCGGGCACGCGGGAGGCCCTCGACGTGTTCGTCAACGACGGCTTGCTGGAACGCTTCCTCGACCTCGTCTGGCGCCGCCCCTAGCGGCGCCGTCCCAACTAGAAGAGGCGCCCCCGCGGCGGGATGTTCGTATAAACGACGGTGCCGTTGCGCTCGACGGTCACGAACGTCGACTGGGGCAGCGAGGCCGACGCGCCGCCGAACAGCTCGAGCACCCGGGTCACGTAGCCACGCGTCTCCTGGTACGGGGGGATCCCGCGATAGGCCATCACCACCTGCTCGCCCGCGTTGTAGGCCGCCAGCACCAGCGCCAGGTCACTCGCGAACCTCTCCATCAATCCGCGCAGGTGACGGACGCCCCCGTCGATGTTCTCCCGCGGATTGAACACATCGCGTACGCCGAGGATCGAGGCCGTCTCCGGCATGAGCTGCATGAGGCCCCGCGCGCCCTTGGATGATACGGCGCGCGGATTGAAGCCGGACTCGACGCGGATCATGGCCGTGATCAGGTTCTCGGGAATGCCGTAGCGATCGGCCGCTTCCCGGATTTCCCGCGCGTACGGAGCCACGGTGACAACCGGGCGGAGCCAGCCGACTTGGCTGCCAGTCACCACGCCCTCACGCCGGTAGCGGGGATCGGTCGGCGTGTTCGTGAAATGGACGGTGCCGTCCGCCCCAACCAACCGGAACGTCTGGGCGCCGGCAGGGGCGGCGGTCGCAAGGGCGCTGACCACAAGGACGCCGACGGCAAACCTGATCACGACATCATCTTACCGGACGCCCATGATCCATTGTCAATGATGCAGTCAGAGACGTATGTTAAATCAGTCACTTAGGCCCTGGAGGCAATGGACTCGGGCTGCGGCCGGGCCGGCTCTTCGAGCGCGAGATCGACTACCTCGTCCACGGCATCAACCAGGTGGAAGGTCATGACCTCCTGCACCTCCCGCGGCACATCCTCCAGCAGATTTTTCTGGTTGCGTCTGGGCAGGATCACGGTGCGCACGCCCGCCCGGTGAGCCGCCAGAACCTTTTCCTTGATCCCACCCACTGGCAGCGCACGCCCGGAGAGGCTCACCTCGCCGGTCATCGCCAGCCCCGGGCGCACGCGCCGGCCTGTGAGCAGCGAAACGAGCGCGACCGTCAACGTGACACCGGCGGATGGCCCGTCCTTGGGGATCGCCCCGGCGGGCACGTGGATGTGGACGTCCGATGACTCCCAGAAGTCGGCCGGGAGTCCCAGCGCCCCGGCGTGTGAGCGGACCCAGGACAGGGCCGCTTGCGCCGACTCCTTCATCACGTCCCCGAGCTGACCGGTCAGCGTCAGCGTGCGGGCGCCCTTCATCCGGGTCGCCTCGATGAAGAGCAGATCGCCGCCGGCCGGCGTCCATGCCAAGCCCACCGCCACTCCCGGCACTCGGGTACGCTCCTCCAGCTCCTCGAATTCGAAGCGCGGCACACCGAGGAATGACGTCACCACGTCGGGGGTGACGCGTACCAGCCCGCTGGGGCCCGTGGCCCGCTGCCGGGCCACCTTGCGGCAGATGCTGGCGATCTCCCGCTCGAGGTTGCGGACGCCGGCCTCTCGCGTGTAGCCGCGCGCGAGCAAGCGCAGCGCCTCCAGCGTGAACTCGAGGTCGGTGCCCACGGTCAGGCCGTGCTCGTGGGCCTGCTTCGGGACGAGGTGCGTCTGGGCGATCCGGATCTTCTCCTCCTCGGTGTAGCCCGCGAGGTGGATGACCTCCATCCGATCGCGCAGCGGCGCCGGGACGGCGTCGATGACGTTCGCCGTCGTGATGAACAGCACCCGCGACAGGTCGAAGGGGACGTCCAGGTAGTGGTCCCGGAACGTCGCGTTCTGCTCGGGATCGAGCACCTCGAGCAAGGCCGAGGCCGGGTCGCCCCGGAAGTCGGTTCCGAGCTTGTCGATCTCGTCGAGCATGAACACGGGATTCTTGGTGCCCGTCCGCCGGAGTCCCTGGATGATCTGGCCCGGCAGCGCGCCGATGTAGGTGCGCCGGTGGCCACGGATCTCGGCCTCATCCCGCATGCCGCCCAGCGAGATCCGGTGGAACTTCCGACCGAGTGCGCGGGCGACGGACCGTCCCAGCGAGGTCTTGCCGACGCCCGGGGGGCCTACGAGGCACAGGATCGGGTCCTTGCCGTCCCGGCGGATCTTCTTCACCGCCAGGTACTCGAGGATCCGCTCCTTGACCTTCTCGAGGCCCTCATGGTCCTCGTCGAGGATCGCCCGCGCCTGCTCGATGTCGACGGTGTCGGTTGTTTGCTGGCGCCACGGCATCGACACGAGCCAGTCGATGTAGGTCCGGGCCACCGTATACTCCGCCGCCGCCGGCGGCATCTTGGCCAGTCGATCCAGCTCGCGGAGCGCCTCCTGGCGCGCTTCCTCCGGCATGCCGGCCGCTTCGATCTTCTCCCGGAGCGCGTCGATCTCCTGCGTGCGCTCGTCGCCCTCGCCCAGCTCCTTCTGGATGGCCTTGAGCTGCTCGCGCAGGTAGTACTCCCGCTGGGTCTTCGACATCTCCGACTGGATCTCGGACTGGATCTTCGAGCCTAGCTCGAGGACCTCGGCTTCCTTGCCGAGCGCTGTGACCAGCTTCTGCAGGCGCGCCTTGACGCTGGTGGTCTCGAGCAGCTCCTGCTTGAGCCCGAGCTGAAGCGTGGGCAGGGATGCCGCGACCACGTCGGCCAACGCGCCGCCACCCTCCGCGGTCGCCGTGACGTTCGCCAGCTCGTCGGGCAACGTGGGCGAGAGTGACACGACCTTCTGGAAGAGCGACGTGACGCTCCGCGTGAGGGCTTCGGCTTCGAGATCGTGCGGGGCCGGCTCTTCGTCGGCCAGGACTTCTACGCGGGCCCGAAGGAACGGCGAGGTCTCGAGAACCTCGACGATCCGCAGCCGGCTGAGCCCTTGCACCACGAGACGCAGCGTTCCGTCGGGCTGCTTCAGTACGCGATGGATCATCGTCAGCGTGCCGACCGGGTGCAGCCCCTCGCGGCCGGGCTCGTCGTTGGCCGGGTCGCGCTGCGCCACCGTGGCAACCAGTCGCCCCCCCTGCACCGCGTCCTCGATCAGGCGAACCGAAGATGGGCGTCCGGCCGCCAGCGGCACGACCGCGTGGGGGAACACCACGGCCGAGCGCAGCGGAAGGATCGCCAGGATGTCCGGCACCGGCCGGTCCTTGCCGTCGGGCTGATTAGTCATCTCGTGGGATACCTTCGACCTTTCTCTCAGAAGAGATCGACGGGCTTGAGGTGGCCGGAGGCGGCGCGCACGAGCGCCTCCCGCGGCGGGCGGGCCTCCCGCCCGCGCCCGTCCTCCCCGCTCTCGCGAACATAGACGAGAAGATCCTCGATCTGCTTCTGCATTTCGATCATCCGCCGTCTCATCCTTAAGATGATTTCGACGCCGGCCAGATTCACGCCGAGATCCCGAGTGAGACGGATCAGGCGGGCCAGCTCTTCGACATCCTCCTGCGAGTACATCCGAGTCCGTCCTTCGGTTCGGCTCGGACGCAGCAACTCCTTCTTCTCGTAGAAACGGAGCGTCTGCGGATGCACCTTGAGCATGCTCGCGACAACGCCGATTGTGTATAGCGGCTTGCTCCGATCGTTCACTGCGTCCCTCCCGCGTACCGCGCCAGACCGGCCCGCGGGGAGAGCGGGATCAGCCGCTCGAGCTCGCGGACCAACT
Proteins encoded in this region:
- a CDS encoding lytic transglycosylase domain-containing protein is translated as MIRFAVGVLVVSALATAAPAGAQTFRLVGADGTVHFTNTPTDPRYRREGVVTGSQVGWLRPVVTVAPYAREIREAADRYGIPENLITAMIRVESGFNPRAVSSKGARGLMQLMPETASILGVRDVFNPRENIDGGVRHLRGLMERFASDLALVLAAYNAGEQVVMAYRGIPPYQETRGYVTRVLELFGGASASLPQSTFVTVERNGTVVYTNIPPRGRLF
- a CDS encoding isochorismatase family protein, which translates into the protein MPRPALVVVDVQERLFAAMEAERRDEMLANIKILGATAQRLGVPIMLTEQYPKGLARTLPELRALLDGVDAFEKTAFSCCGAPGFVERLRALGADHVILTGLEAHVCVLITARDLLDLGFRVSVVADAVCSRRRANYDLGLAEARDAGAVVTATETVVFQWLGRADTEVFRDIAKLLR
- the lon gene encoding endopeptidase La is translated as MTNQPDGKDRPVPDILAILPLRSAVVFPHAVVPLAAGRPSSVRLIEDAVQGGRLVATVAQRDPANDEPGREGLHPVGTLTMIHRVLKQPDGTLRLVVQGLSRLRIVEVLETSPFLRARVEVLADEEPAPHDLEAEALTRSVTSLFQKVVSLSPTLPDELANVTATAEGGGALADVVAASLPTLQLGLKQELLETTSVKARLQKLVTALGKEAEVLELGSKIQSEIQSEMSKTQREYYLREQLKAIQKELGEGDERTQEIDALREKIEAAGMPEEARQEALRELDRLAKMPPAAAEYTVARTYIDWLVSMPWRQQTTDTVDIEQARAILDEDHEGLEKVKERILEYLAVKKIRRDGKDPILCLVGPPGVGKTSLGRSVARALGRKFHRISLGGMRDEAEIRGHRRTYIGALPGQIIQGLRRTGTKNPVFMLDEIDKLGTDFRGDPASALLEVLDPEQNATFRDHYLDVPFDLSRVLFITTANVIDAVPAPLRDRMEVIHLAGYTEEEKIRIAQTHLVPKQAHEHGLTVGTDLEFTLEALRLLARGYTREAGVRNLEREIASICRKVARQRATGPSGLVRVTPDVVTSFLGVPRFEFEELEERTRVPGVAVGLAWTPAGGDLLFIEATRMKGARTLTLTGQLGDVMKESAQAALSWVRSHAGALGLPADFWESSDVHIHVPAGAIPKDGPSAGVTLTVALVSLLTGRRVRPGLAMTGEVSLSGRALPVGGIKEKVLAAHRAGVRTVILPRRNQKNLLEDVPREVQEVMTFHLVDAVDEVVDLALEEPARPQPESIASRA
- a CDS encoding MerR family transcriptional regulator, which translates into the protein MNDRSKPLYTIGVVASMLKVHPQTLRFYEKKELLRPSRTEGRTRMYSQEDVEELARLIRLTRDLGVNLAGVEIILRMRRRMIEMQKQIEDLLVYVRESGEDGRGREARPPREALVRAASGHLKPVDLF